The Triticum aestivum cultivar Chinese Spring chromosome 7B, IWGSC CS RefSeq v2.1, whole genome shotgun sequence genome window below encodes:
- the LOC123158918 gene encoding uncharacterized protein translates to MGTREVYEEKLRSGAHLHRDPTINPGLGSARCPRCLSLLNPTTSSGGRDWAITSVLHDATAVTGSGAGAMLSAVHGFNTGIPFVQKHVKGPKWLHLLVGVPPLILFSGASALFGAYALPTFAQLTVTSYYAASSASHYAVSQITRHIEKAHLSGAPDEKS, encoded by the exons ATGGGGACGCGGGAGGTGTACGAGGAGAAGCTCCGCAGCGGCGCGCACCTCCACCGCGACCCCACCATCAACCCCGGCCTCGGCTCCGCCCGCTGCCCCCGCTGCCTCTCCCTCCTCAACCCGACCACCAGCTCC GGAGGGCGCGACTGGGCCATCACCTCCGTCCTGCACGACGCCACCGCCGTG ACTGGTTCTGGCGCCGGGGCGATGCTCAGTGCGGTGCACGGGTTTAATACAG GGATCCCGTTTGTCCAGAAGCATGTGAAGGGGCCCAAGTGGCTGCACTTACTTGTTGGG GTCCCTCCTTTGATCTTATTCTCTGGTGCCAGTGCTTTATTTGGGG CTTACGCGCTCCCAACGTTTGCCCAGCTCACTGTGACATCCTACTATGCCGCATCAAGTGCCTCTCACTACGCAGTTTCACAGATCACACGCCACATCGAGAAGGCCCATTTATCTGGCGCTCCTGACGAGAAGTCTTGA